A genomic segment from Aegilops tauschii subsp. strangulata cultivar AL8/78 chromosome 1, Aet v6.0, whole genome shotgun sequence encodes:
- the LOC109782561 gene encoding 3-ketoacyl-CoA synthase 6-like → MSSSAQHKPLYRLLVSSMLPIVAVPLMLKAAEIRPVHVFLAAFVPAAVAAVYLSLRPRAVYMVDYACFRPSPGLRVPFAAFQEHASTCVDERSLRFMVRLLERSGLGEETCLPDAQHYIPPERDLESSRDEAELVVFSAIDDLLAKTNVSGEDIDILVVNCSLFAPTPSFADMVVSRYKLREDVRSVHLAGMGCSAGLISVELARNLLQVTPGGSNALVVSTETITPNYYMGKERAMLLPNCLFRIGGAAVLLSTNSRNARFRLARVVRTLTGAKDGAYRCVYQEEDDRGNVGVNLSKDLIVTAGDALRANITAIGPLVLPASEQLLFALSYVARKVVGSSRIRPYIPDFRTAFEHFCIHAGGRAVIDELQRSLRLSDEQVEASRMTLHRFGNTSSSSVWYELAYIEAKGRMRKGDRVWMIGFGSGFKCNSAAWECIRPPAALDGPWASCVHRYPVDVPDVLKH, encoded by the coding sequence ATGAGCTCCTCGGCCCAGCACAAGCCGTTGTACCGGCTGCTGGTGAGCAGCATGCTCCCCATCGTGGCAGTGCCCCTCATGCTCAAGGCGGCGGAGATCCGGCCCGTGCACGTgttcctggccgcgttcgtcccGGCCGCGGTGGCCGCCGTCTACCTCAGCCTCCGGCCGCGCGCCGTGTACATGGTGGACTACGCGTGCTTCCGCCCCAGCCCTGGCCTCCGCGTCCCGTTCGCCGCGTTCCAGGAGCACGCCAGCACGTGCGTCGACGAGCGCAGCCTCCGGTTCATGGTGCGGCTGCTCGAGCGCTCCGGTCTTGGGGAGGAGACCTGCCTCCCCGATGCGCAGCACTACATCCCGCCGGAACGCGATCTCGAGTCCTCCCGCGACGAGGCCGAGCTCGTCGTCTTCTCCGCCATCGACGACCTGCTCGCCAAGACCAATGTCTCCGGGGAGGACATCGACATCCTCGTCGTCAACTGCAGCCTCTTCGCCCCGACGCCGTCTTTCGCCGACATGGTCGTCAGCCGGTACAAGCTCCGCGAGGACGTGCGCAGCGTGCACCTTGCCGGGATGGGCTGCAGCGCGGGGCTCATCTCCGTGGAGCTCGCCAGGAACCTGCTCCAGGTCACGCCTGGGGGCTCCAACGCGCTGGTGGTGTCCACGGAGACCATCACGCCCAACTACTACATGGGCAAGGAGCGCGCCATGCTCCTGCCCAACTGCCTGTTCCGCATTGGCGGCGCCGCCGTGCTCCTGTCCACCAACAGCCGCAATGCTCGGTTCCGGCTCGCGCGCGTCGTGCGGACGCTGACCGGCGCCAAGGACGGCGCGTACCGCTGCGTGTACCAGGAGGAGGACGACCGCGGCAACGTCGGGGTCAACCTGTCCAAGGACCTGATAGTCACCGCCGGCGACGCGCTCAGGGCGAACATCACGGCCATAGGGCCCCTGGTCCTGCCGGCGTCGGAGCAGCTGCTGTTCGCGCTGTCCTACGTGGCGCGCAAGGTGGTCGGCAGCAGCAGGATCAGGCCGTACATCCCCGACTTCCGCACAGCGTTCGAGCACTTCTGCATCCACGCGGGCGGGCGCGCGGTGATCGACGAGCTCCAGCGCAGCCTGAGGCTGTCGGACGAGCAGGTGGAGGCGTCGAGAATGACGCTGCACCGTTTCGGCAACACGTCGAGCAGCTCAGTGTGGTACGAGCTTGCCTACATCGAAGCCAAGGGACGGATGCGCAAGGGCGACCGCGTGTGGATGATCGGCTTCGGCTCCGGGTTCAAGTGCAACAGCGCCGCCTGGGAGTGCATTCGCCCGCCGGCGGCTCTCGACGGGCCATGGGCCTCCTGCGTCCACCGGTACCCCGTCGACGTCCCCGACGTGCTCAAGCATTAG